In the genome of Desulfobaccales bacterium, one region contains:
- a CDS encoding SDR family NAD(P)-dependent oxidoreductase: MLEIKDAVAVITGAAGGIGEELAKYWVRQGGKLVLADVSSEGLNRVEAEIKKLGGQVATMVCDTTKEEDCGKLADMAIAAFGAINLVAPCAGIIRDGLLLAPDRETGKVTKKMSLGNFQAVVDINLTGVFITVRECAERMINHGCHGLICLFSSTSSLGTAGQISYSSTKAAMSVMPKVITAEFFRRGLADKLRCVAIAPGYVGTPMVRGMDQKALGKILEQVPIGRLVEPAEVASLIGELYRNEAIAGETFFIHGGLRLGSKG, translated from the coding sequence ATGTTGGAAATTAAGGACGCGGTGGCAGTGATTACCGGAGCGGCCGGAGGCATCGGTGAAGAGTTGGCGAAATACTGGGTTCGGCAAGGTGGCAAATTAGTGCTGGCGGATGTCAGCTCCGAGGGTTTGAACCGTGTGGAGGCTGAGATTAAGAAGCTGGGCGGTCAAGTGGCCACCATGGTCTGTGACACCACCAAAGAGGAAGATTGCGGCAAACTGGCAGACATGGCCATCGCAGCCTTCGGCGCCATCAACCTGGTGGCGCCCTGCGCCGGCATCATCCGGGACGGTCTGCTCCTGGCTCCTGATCGGGAAACCGGCAAGGTCACCAAAAAAATGTCCCTGGGGAACTTCCAGGCCGTTGTGGACATCAACCTGACCGGAGTATTTATCACGGTCCGTGAATGCGCCGAGCGCATGATCAACCACGGCTGTCATGGGTTGATCTGCCTGTTTTCCTCCACCAGTTCCCTGGGCACCGCCGGGCAGATAAGTTATTCTTCCACCAAAGCCGCCATGAGCGTGATGCCCAAAGTGATTACCGCGGAGTTTTTCCGCCGCGGCCTGGCGGACAAGCTCCGCTGCGTGGCCATCGCCCCAGGCTATGTGGGTACTCCCATGGTGCGCGGCATGGACCAGAAAGCCCTGGGAAAAATCCTGGAGCAGGTGCCCATCGGCCGTCTTGTCGAGCCGGCGGAGGTGGCCTCATTGATTGGGGAACTCTACCGTAACGAAGCCATCGCAGGGGAAACCTTCTTTATCCACGGTGGGCTGCGACTGGGATCGAAAGGATAG